The Perca fluviatilis chromosome 3, GENO_Pfluv_1.0, whole genome shotgun sequence nucleotide sequence tgaaatgctgtttgtcGACATGTGGCGTGGCTCTTTTGAGTGCTTTGGCTCTTTTTTTAGGCATTCAGATGGAAAAAAACATACCTGTGTTAAACTTTTTTCAGAAAGGCCAGTTTGAGAGATAGATACATGAGTTTAAGGTTAAAAATACTGTGTTTTCTAATACTATGAGACATATTAACTACACTCATCATCTACAATCATGTTTTTCTGGTGATAAGACATGCCTGACTGTCGGATTCATCATCCTTCACCTTGCTCAGTTGAAGGGTGATGCTTCTGTTCTACTTATTGGACAAGAGATAAATTGTTCGATCTTTGAAATTATTTgcatatgtatttctttttctgtttgtaGACCAAAATCCAAATGGTGTGATGTCACAAAGACATTTCTGAGCCAGTTTTGTTGGCATAGGCGCTGgtgtaaaaaatatgtttaaccATTGGAATGTCACCATTTCTTAAAGCCACAAGTATTTTTGTCAACCAGAGCAAACATAGagtttgcaccatatttacagCTAAATACAAGTGTAAGCAAAACCAACCGttattcctttttattttgcaatgtGCTTCAATATCGGATAGCTAGATCTGTATACAGTTGACATTTGCAGAttgtatacacacaaacacacatagttCTACTACTATACCACACAATTCACAGTACTGAAATGAACTAGACCAGCTTCTTAAGATGGCCTTTATTTAGAGACATTATACAGGTATAAAGTTCATAGATTAGACAGGACTCCCTTATCTcaaggacttttttttacagctcAATGTTTTGGACATTCAGTTGTTTTTCCCACCCATGAAATCAACCATTAACTTTGGGATGTATCTAACAGTAAGGCAGGGCATAAATAGCGATCACTTTCCTCCTtctgtcttctttttctctggAGGAGACATGGGGAAAGGCCTCTTCATCAGCAAAGCAGTGGCAGTAACCTGCGTGGTTGCAGCCATCAGTGCTGTAGCCACCATCATAGGCCTGGCTGTGGTTTACGCTAAGGAGAAGACAAAGAATGAAGTGACACCTCCAACTACACCCAGCCCTACCAGCCCCACCAGCCCCACCACACCCTCCCCCCCGAAGGAGCCCTGGCAGCGCTACAGACTTCCAGACTCCCTTGTTCCTGTCTCGTACGAAGTCAAACTGTGGCCCTGGCTGGAGCCCAACGCAGACGGCATGTACATCTTCAAAGGAAACTCCACAGTGGTCTTCAAATGTGTGAAGGAAACCGACCTCATCATCATCCACTCCAACAAGCTGAACCTCACCAGCTTCGAGGGACACCAAGCCGCATTGGGGTGCCTCAATGGAGCCACTGTGCCCAGCCTGAAAAAGTCCTGGCTGGAGATTCCCACCCAGTACCTGGTGGTCCAGCTCAACAGCCCACTGATTGCCGGCAGCACATATACCCTTTTTACCGAGTTTGTTGGAGAGCTGGCTGATGACCTGGGAGGATTCTACAGGAGTGAATACAAAGAAGATGGAGTGATAAAGTATgatattctcttttttttatgtcattttattggtttcaaacattttagtttagtttagagaAGTATGCCACAGTGAGGatttaaagtgtaaaaagtAATGTATAGTAATGTTATTTAAACACATGTACTTAAACCAGAGCTTCAGTTTAAAGGAAATGCAAATTCCCTTACTTTGCAGAGAGTTTATTGAGAAGACTGATGCCATAGAGAAAGTGAAGCAAGAAAGTGCATATATGTATGTCCCTTACATGTCACAAAGATTCCtttaaataacaataacaattgtatgttatttaaaatgtagataTGTTGGACTATTGATAAAAAGGAACCTTTCTCATTATTTCATTACCAGCTTAGTCAATCAATTAGTGTATAGGAGAATATAAAGAATGCATGGATGTGGTTGCAATATCAGTAATGTGTTGAATTTAGATTACGTTCAGTCCAGGATGCAACAGCATGCTTTACAAAAGAAACCcaacttttgttatttttacagCCACAAAGTGTAGGACTTAAAATATTGTCATGTTGGTGACTTCTATTGGTTGTATCAAAAAAGTAACTCTGGGACACAGCAATGCATATtcagctcctgctgctgctgacattttttaatcattttgctATTCTTCTGCGTTATTTATAATCCCTGTTGCAGCGCACTTGTTTAACTATGGGTCCCCTGGATCACTCAGGGTTCCCTCTATGTAAACAAGAGCTACACTGCTAATGAACAGCATATAAATATTccctttatataaaaaaaaaacaccaaatgacAGTAATGTGTAAGCCTAAATAGAAACAGTTTAATGCAACCATAAGACTGAATCCTGAAGTGAAGTTTTTACTGGAAAAGCACCTGCTGTCATTTTGCTGTCAAGTTAAAAACAAGTTCACACCCATTTTCAATGAGTTGCTGATATTTATTCTTGAAATTCCCTCAAAAATGAGGGAGAAGCgaaaaagaaggaaggaagtggGTAAACACAAATGCACTTCTAGAAGACATTGAACACAGCTTATATGTGGAGAGTTCCTTTGACGTTTGATGTGGGTGATAATTATATGTTTTCATATCTGCTATTGTCAGAGTTGTTGCCACGACTCAAATGCAGCCAACGGATGCCAGGAAAGCCTTCCCCTGCTTCGATGAGCCCGCAATGAAAGCTGTTTTCTACATAACTCTCATTCACCCCCATGGGACAGTGGCTCTGTCCAACGCCATGAACTACAGCAAGTTCTTCTCTCATTGTCTAGTGCAATATTTTACATGTGGAATGTTTCCTAGTAACACAAAACTTTAAGTGTTATAATGTACCTTACCTCAATTACATTTTGATATGTCCAAATTGTCTATTATGTACTATATTCATACAATGAGCTTATAATACGTAATTTCTTCATTTATAATTAATGTGCTGCTGTCTTTCCCCCCACACAGACCCTGTTAACATCACTTTGGATGGACACAATTTAATTCAGACACGTTTTGAACCAACAGAGATTATGTCAACCTACTTGCTGGCTTTTGTTGTGTGTGATTTTACATTCACGACGAACACGACGAATCCGCATGCAGACGTTTTGgtaattatttataaaatctTACCACACAAATGGAAATGGTGTGCAATTTTCACATTATTTACAGTTGTAGGTCTTTGAACACTGAATGAACTGGACTGAACCATGCTATTACAGGGCACTACCTGTGTAACCCATACTTTGAAAGGTATGACTAGATCATATGGTGGTATTACTTGAATAATTTTGTATTAGTGCTTCTGATTTAACATTTTGTGTTAGTTAACTGTATGATTGATTGAAGTAATTTCAATCACAATTTGTTATCAGTTATAAATGCAGTTTTACAAATCACTGCTACTATAACTATTACTACGACTTCAGCTACCAATACAAACACCAGCTGTTGGCTCGTCTGGTGTTTGCTGCTCTGCCCTGTTGGTCGCAATGTTTCTatgctgccctctgctggactCCCAGCTTAGATCAGCTCTCTGTACCATTATTTCAGTCTGGTTAATAAAGCACTGTTTTTGTCTAGATCAGGATCTGGGCTCGTAGGAAGGCTATAGAGGAGGGCCAGGGAAACTATGCCCTGGAGAAGACTGGGCCCATACTGACATTCTTTGAGAACTACTACAAGTCTCCTTACCCCCTGAACAAGTCAGGtaggaaccacacacacatacacacacacacacacacacacacacacacacacacacacacacacacacacacacacacacacacacacacagaataacaCAAGGACAGTGAATAGCCTACTGTATAAGTACTACTAACCAATGTTACTTTATGTATTAATTTTGTGTGTACAAAGTAACTGCTTATATTTTtgctttacatttttgaaaatgtacaGCCAGCAGTAAAAGAATGACCTGTATGACTCTGTAATCTTTTTTAGACCAGATCGCTCTTCCTGACTTCAGTGCTGGAGCCATGGAGAACTGGGGCCTGATCACCTACAGAGAAACAGCCCTCTTATATAATCCTGGCGTGTCATCCAATGGAGACAAGGAGTGGGTGGCAACAGTCATCTCGCATGAGCTTGCTCATATGGTATTAGGACATTCAGTGGTGTACTGCCAATCATATTTTTGACAGTTTGTGTTTGGctttgaaatgtgtttattaaaaacacattgccAATAAAATTAAGCTCTGTGCTCTCAGTGGTTTGGAAACTTGGTGACCACGCGGTGGTGGAATGACTTGTGGCTCAACGAGGGGTTTGCCACCTATGTCTCTTATCTTGGAGCCAACTATGCTGAACCAACGTGGAATATGGTGAGTTTTGTTCTCTTGAAGAAATACATCCAAGCCGAGAATATACCTGCTGAATATACTGAATGGACCTCTTTTTAAGTTGCTTGAGCAGAGTCCTGACAAAAGTGGCTATAGAAATAATGTTAATGTGTTCATTGCAAGTGTACGATCATGCCACaatgcaaaatacaaatatttctcGGTGCATTTTCCAGAAAGATTTAATAGTTTTGAATGAGATCATTGGTGTGATGACTGTGGATGCCTTGGCCTCCTCCCATCCCCTCTCGTCCAAAGAGGAGGACATCCTGAAGCCGGAGGACATCAGTGCACTGTTTGACTCCATCACATACAGCAAGGTGTGGTATAATTGAGGGTAACACTTCCCAACTTCTTAACCCCAATGTGTTGTTCTCTTCAAGCCCCACTAGACAAGATGTTAAACTCCACTAAACAAAAAAGGATAAATTAaatgttctctttttttctcgaGTGACCCTAATCAAAGACCATTTGGGAACTACAGAATTAAAGTACTAATGAATTACTGATCCTCATTAACAGAATACTGTAATTTGGTCCCATCAGATATTTCACCTACTAAAATTGCTAATATTCTCCTGTGTTTTATTACAGGGAGCTGCAGTCCTTAGGATGCTCTCAGAGTTTATCACTGAGGCCGTCTTTTCAAAAGGACTCCAAGTGAGTACATCtatttaggttttgtttttgttaattttttttttttattttgttaattttgtcaTATCAGCGTTTAATGACCTGCATAGAGTATAACCAATTGGTTATTATCTGTCTGCAGACATACTTAGAGGAGTTCAAGTATAAGAACACAGTCTACACAGACCTCTGGAGACACCTGCAAATGGTAAGATACCACCATTATCGTTGATTTCCATAAAACAGAGTGCTAAACTTACTAGGGCCTACTAGAAAATGCCTTCAACCCTTTAGTTTAACCTTTGTGCAGTATCTATAAATTTATGTTTATGCAGTTGTCAAAGATTTTTGGCCACTTAAGGGCAGTgtaacaagctgtaaacacaaaaaAGGCTAACTtcttagcaaacagttgcctatttaaacatccagtggcagacaaacattagcattcatttggagttttGTTTCTATACACCAACAAATTTAAGtttaatattcactctcctgttagctctgtttttggtctccaccaattCTTGACacaaatatctggctctttgcTAGTGGCTAACTTGTTCTCttctggtatgaccagtagcttaaggtggctaatgttagctattgttagcaaACTTTATGTAAGTGTTTCTGTGTAACTGATATTACCAGTaattttctgacttttctaCTCTTTTCTACTTGTGCTACTGTACACTTTAGCTATTAGCATTATACTGTATTTGTCACATGTGACCACATTGGCCGCTGTTCAACAAAAGATATGTAGGCTCGCTTTAAACTTTTGTAGAATGAATGTTATTTATTGTGACTCAATGATCAATGGTtaacagtagaataagccagtTCTGAGATCAGGTAAAAGGTCAGGACACCTTAAAgaaatattgaaatatatataaagtaaaaaaaattcctCTGCAGGGAGCAACAAAGAGTCAAACTATTACTAATATTTGCTCTTATCAGGCAGTGGATGAAGCTGGCATAAAGCTGCAGCACTCTGTAGAGACTATCATGAACCGGTGGATTCTACAGATGGGGTTCCCAGTGGTCACCATCAACACCAAGACTGGAAGAATCACCCAGAATCATTTCTTGTTGGACCCAGACTCTGTTGTGGACACACCCTCAGTGTACAAGTAGGAAATATTCGTAATGTTTTATATGCTGAATATACTGTAGCCTATGTGGTCATATTGAACCCCTGCCTGCTATCTCTGTATACTCTGTGTTTATGATATGTATGGCTGGATGGATGCGCCTCTAGTTATGAGTGGTTTGTCCCAATTACATGGATTAAGACTGGTGGAGTGGAACAGCAGTACTGGCTTTTTAACAAAGAAGGTAAGGTTTATTTCAGGTGGACGTTCAGAGCATTGCAAAAATGATGAACACAATACAACTagatattttttctcattttaaacttaaaaaaattctccaaacagcaacaaacacaaacatgactCTTGGTGCTAATGATTGGCTGGTGGCCAATCTAGATATGAAGGGCTTCTACAGAGTCAACTATGACTCTGAAAACTGGGATCGTCTACTCACCAAGCTGAGCTCCAAACATCAGGTacaacactgtatatatatgtttataatgtttacttCTGCAGTGTTACTAAATGACTACTGAAACTCCAAACTCAATTCCTTTTTCACTTTTCAGGATATTCCAGTGATCAACCGAGCTCAAATTATCGACGATGCGTTTAACCTCGCAAGGTAAGGccatatttttttacaaagctttgTTGTTAAATATTGAAAGAGAGAGCTGAGCAACTGTATGTGCCTTAATCAGGGCAAAGATGGTGGACACAACTCTGGCTCTGAGGACTACCAAGTTCCTCAATAAAGAAGTTGAATACATGCCATGGGAGACAGCCAGTCGCAACTTGAACTATTTCTTCCTGATGTTTGACCGCAGTGAAGTGTATGGACCTATGCAGGTAAGTGATGAATGGTCGACATTTGTTATGCTTATTCAATAATTTAACTCCAATGCTGATCCACcccaaaaacaaacagcagagtaAAAGTGTTTATGAAGAAATACAGACTGGATAATAATGGAAAAATATACCTGTAAATTATATGCAATGCAAATTGAATATAACCAATGTCACATTTTCTCTTTTCGAACCATACTATAAATTAACAAAACGTGAACATCTTCATCCCTCAGGCTTACCTAAAGAAACAGGTCACTCCTCTGTTTAACTACTTCAAAGAGCTCACTGTCAACTGGACAAAGATCCCAGAAAAGCACACAGACCAGTAAGGATGTTAACATGCCGTCTGTTTTAAACAATCTCTGTTTCACTCttcaacactgtgtgtgtgtgttgtgtgtgtgtgtgtgtgtgtatataacctcTGGGACAATAACTGAAGCAGGATATGGTTGATAAATTAGCCCCCTGGAAAACAACATAATACCCAAAActcacatttctttttcttttctgtaggGGGGAAAggggtttcctttttttttttttaaaaacaattacagCGGGCGCTTTACATAAAATTTTTTACACTGTATCTCTTTAATGTGTTCACTCCAATCTACTCTAATCTTGACAGAAATGTATTATATCTTCTCAAAGGCATAATTACCTATAGGTTACTACTTTTACAGTTAATTTAACTAATATTTGTTCAAAATGAGAAGGTAACAGTAGATTCTGTGTAAAAACTATACtataagttaaataaaaatccATAAAAAACTAAAGTGTGAAATGTTCAGGTATTACTGGCCTGATATAACTTCATAATCAGTCTTCATCAGAGAATTTCTTTCACACAATAAGAAATAATatttactaataataataaaaaaaaagcattacattAAAATTACTTTGAGGCTTGTGACCGTTTTCAAATCTGGTCAAATAAAATGACCCATCTCATTCATGTGGACCCTACTCTCTTCCAAGATCTGGGGGATGTGAGGTCGGCAGGTGGACCCTCCTCAAACATTCTCCTGACCCTTGTATCGTCTCACGTCCCTGTCCAGGTACAACCAGGTGAATGCAATCTCTAAGGCGTGCAGCACGGGAGTGGAAGGCTGTGAGGAGCTGACCACTGGCTGGTTCAGAGAATGGATGAACAATCCAGCTAAAAACAAGTATGGTCCCACCCTGcgctttccttttctttcattctttcttcCTCATActcttttaatttaacttactagccttcttccagtcttcctAATTTTCAGGTCATTTTAGATATTATTTTGTAAATTGTTCCTAAACTTGATAAATGCAgtagttgttttcttttaattcaAGAATTTTCTTTGCCGTCCACTCAACCTACTGTACCTGATTCCTTCCCTAGCCACTGCTGTCATTGCCTTTAactctctgtcatcttcatcaaTTGTTTCAGCATTAGTGCCAACTTGAAGTACACAGTGTACTGCAGTGCGATTGCAGCAGGAGGAGTGGATGAGTGGGACTTTGCTTGGTCCATGTACAAGAATGCCACCATCGCTTCAGAGGCTGATAAACTGATGTCTGCTCTGTCCTGCACCAAACAGCCCTGGCTGCTGAACAGGTCAGTAATACTGACGTCATGGTGGCTAATGTTTGTTCTCCTATTGGTCTTCTTAAGGTCCCTCTCTACTTTTATCACTATAACTAATCTGTGCTGACAGAGAATGGCCACTGCAGGGTCAAACCTTGCAGAAGCAAACACATGAGGTTTTTGTTCTCACTGTGAGTGTGTTTCAGGTATCTGGAATACTGTCTGGACCCAAAGAAGATCCGTAAGCAGGATGCCACCTCCACCATTGTTTCCATAGCTCGTAACTCCATCGGTCAACCCCTGGCATGGGACTTTGTCAGAGCCAAATGGGACCATCTATTCAATGAGTGAGTGTTCCCTGATGCACACACGTATGTGCCGTCAATTGgtaatgtcccagttagagctgtaacaattccaaatttaactgtacaattaatt carries:
- the LOC120555942 gene encoding aminopeptidase Ey-like, with amino-acid sequence MGKGLFISKAVAVTCVVAAISAVATIIGLAVVYAKEKTKNEVTPPTTPSPTSPTSPTTPSPPKEPWQRYRLPDSLVPVSYEVKLWPWLEPNADGMYIFKGNSTVVFKCVKETDLIIIHSNKLNLTSFEGHQAALGCLNGATVPSLKKSWLEIPTQYLVVQLNSPLIAGSTYTLFTEFVGELADDLGGFYRSEYKEDGVIKVVATTQMQPTDARKAFPCFDEPAMKAVFYITLIHPHGTVALSNAMNYNPVNITLDGHNLIQTRFEPTEIMSTYLLAFVVCDFTFTTNTTNPHADVLIRIWARRKAIEEGQGNYALEKTGPILTFFENYYKSPYPLNKSDQIALPDFSAGAMENWGLITYRETALLYNPGVSSNGDKEWVATVISHELAHMWFGNLVTTRWWNDLWLNEGFATYVSYLGANYAEPTWNMKDLIVLNEIIGVMTVDALASSHPLSSKEEDILKPEDISALFDSITYSKGAAVLRMLSEFITEAVFSKGLQTYLEEFKYKNTVYTDLWRHLQMAVDEAGIKLQHSVETIMNRWILQMGFPVVTINTKTGRITQNHFLLDPDSVVDTPSVYNYEWFVPITWIKTGGVEQQYWLFNKEATNTNMTLGANDWLVANLDMKGFYRVNYDSENWDRLLTKLSSKHQDIPVINRAQIIDDAFNLARAKMVDTTLALRTTKFLNKEVEYMPWETASRNLNYFFLMFDRSEVYGPMQAYLKKQVTPLFNYFKELTVNWTKIPEKHTDQYNQVNAISKACSTGVEGCEELTTGWFREWMNNPAKNNISANLKYTVYCSAIAAGGVDEWDFAWSMYKNATIASEADKLMSALSCTKQPWLLNRYLEYCLDPKKIRKQDATSTIVSIARNSIGQPLAWDFVRAKWDHLFNDYGGASMSFGGLINGVTQRFSSEFEYKQLLQFKEDNAGQLGSAAPSLEQALERTEANMKWVAMNKDQVLQWFQSEASSPV